From a single Nitrospira sp. genomic region:
- a CDS encoding HD domain-containing protein produces MERADRSTAPYDGSALIADPIHKYVTFTVPFATPDPHELTEKDLIDSPWVQRLRYIFQLQSARWVYPSAEHTRFVHSLGTMHVAGRFARHLYPFLKKAVNDVPSANFVEELLRVTALVHDIGHGPFCHFFDDNFLHAMGLSHERLGQIIIREYLAPIIRKLRRSPSGPFEKGEALDPDQIAHLILKEKGKDNSRLPRWLNILQPVISGSYTGDNLDYVLRDSYMCGVAVGPVDLTRLIHYTIVTDKGFTIHKTGLPALQMFLNTRMYLYSNVYFHRTTRAIDIHLRDIFGETMQLLCPRDPRKNMEQYRTLTDWSLLEEVRGWTHSRQKIRRQLGQEWARIVDRDVKWKMAYSTTLKEKGQERGMAFPSHRHFEQQISKELPVGLKRLPFRVDMALLDPRPDPKDRRGNPLYVYDPGTGQVSPEPLEEFLDLLPTRLIQFRIYSLDHTHDATLSQAAATVLNKTPTSLESNY; encoded by the coding sequence ATGGAACGAGCAGACCGATCGACCGCCCCCTATGATGGATCGGCCCTCATCGCTGATCCGATTCACAAATACGTGACCTTCACCGTTCCCTTTGCGACCCCCGATCCGCATGAACTCACCGAGAAGGATTTGATCGATTCCCCATGGGTCCAGCGACTACGATACATCTTTCAGCTTCAAAGCGCCCGTTGGGTCTACCCGTCGGCAGAACATACCCGGTTTGTTCATTCCTTAGGGACCATGCACGTGGCCGGACGATTCGCCCGGCATCTGTACCCTTTTCTCAAGAAAGCGGTCAACGATGTTCCTTCCGCCAACTTTGTGGAGGAACTTTTACGGGTGACGGCCTTGGTGCATGATATCGGGCATGGTCCGTTTTGCCATTTCTTCGACGATAACTTTCTCCATGCCATGGGGCTTTCCCACGAACGATTGGGGCAGATTATCATCCGAGAGTACTTGGCGCCGATCATCAGAAAACTACGCCGTAGTCCCTCCGGGCCTTTTGAGAAGGGCGAAGCATTGGACCCGGATCAGATTGCGCATCTCATCCTCAAAGAGAAAGGAAAGGATAATTCAAGACTTCCTCGGTGGCTCAATATCCTCCAACCGGTTATTTCAGGAAGTTATACCGGTGACAACCTCGACTATGTGCTGAGGGATTCCTACATGTGCGGCGTGGCTGTGGGCCCTGTCGATCTGACACGGTTGATTCATTACACGATCGTGACAGACAAGGGATTCACGATTCATAAAACTGGGCTTCCCGCGCTCCAAATGTTCTTGAACACACGGATGTACCTTTACTCCAACGTATATTTTCACCGCACAACCAGGGCGATCGACATCCACCTCCGCGATATCTTCGGTGAAACGATGCAGCTGCTGTGCCCGCGCGACCCGCGAAAGAACATGGAGCAGTATCGCACGCTGACGGATTGGTCGCTCCTGGAAGAAGTTCGCGGCTGGACCCACTCTCGCCAGAAAATCCGCCGGCAATTGGGCCAAGAATGGGCGCGAATCGTAGACCGTGACGTCAAATGGAAGATGGCCTACAGCACGACCCTAAAGGAAAAAGGTCAGGAGCGCGGTATGGCGTTTCCCAGCCATCGGCACTTCGAACAGCAGATTAGCAAAGAATTGCCGGTCGGCTTGAAGCGACTCCCATTCCGGGTAGATATGGCCCTCTTGGATCCACGACCCGATCCCAAGGATCGACGCGGGAACCCCTTATACGTCTATGATCCCGGCACCGGCCAGGTGTCGCCCGAACCACTGGAAGAATTCCTGGACCTCCTACCCACGCGACTGATCCAATTTCGGATCTATTCGCTCGACCATACCCACGATGCCACCTTGTCGCAAGCTGCCGCAACCGTGCTGAATAAAACACCGACCAGTCTGGAATCGAATTATTAG
- the thiL gene encoding thiamine-phosphate kinase, translating to MAKPLQEFALIRELKGQFARHTPGLVQGIGDDAAVVETTLPIWWHFTTDLLAEGIHFDLKSAAPRSIGYRAAIANLSDLAAMGATPRYLLISLAIPKQVRHSHIYDFYRGLMNACRPYGVALIGGDTSASKMGLFLSITLIGTTTKRRALFRHGAKVGDFIYVSGTLGDSLAGCRLLAQDTSRRLSEKTPSPFSRVHRQFLIRRHLYPSARVTEGQWLNTGRLASAAIDLSDGLSGDLRHICEESGVGAEVESDNLPLSPACRAYAKARRLSPVQLAITGGEDYELLFTVSPKSHHTLERQAKAHGYRITRIGTIRLRRFGIQMTSQGHRQPSPLDQLRAFLPMTETDKHPSAGGTRSFRGLLRQVLHLQESPRRTALAFALGVFIAFSPAYGLHTAMVALCTWLFGLNFLALLTGAFINNPWTIIPILGATYWTGALLLGRTDAPTFDWNDLTTSGIYHQVLPYVGPFVLGGFVLSVLGAVFSYPIAYSFCVKYRQKSDASTHEALPPSDSVG from the coding sequence ATGGCCAAACCTCTGCAAGAATTCGCTCTGATTCGAGAGTTGAAGGGTCAGTTTGCCCGTCACACACCGGGCCTGGTGCAGGGCATCGGTGATGACGCGGCGGTGGTTGAGACGACTCTACCGATCTGGTGGCATTTCACAACCGACTTGCTCGCCGAAGGCATTCATTTCGACCTGAAATCTGCTGCGCCCAGATCGATCGGATACCGGGCCGCAATCGCCAATCTCAGCGATCTTGCTGCAATGGGAGCGACCCCTCGGTATCTGCTCATCTCGCTCGCTATCCCCAAACAGGTGAGGCACTCACACATCTACGACTTTTATAGAGGACTGATGAACGCCTGCCGGCCTTACGGCGTGGCTCTGATCGGGGGAGATACCTCTGCATCCAAGATGGGGCTCTTTCTCAGCATCACCCTCATTGGGACCACGACAAAGCGCCGCGCCCTATTTCGTCACGGAGCAAAGGTGGGAGACTTTATCTATGTGTCCGGCACGCTGGGGGATTCACTCGCCGGGTGTCGGTTGCTGGCACAAGACACGTCTCGGCGATTATCTGAGAAAACGCCGTCACCATTCTCACGAGTTCACCGACAGTTTCTGATACGCCGCCACTTGTATCCTTCGGCACGGGTCACGGAAGGGCAGTGGCTCAATACCGGACGACTGGCCTCAGCCGCCATCGACCTCTCCGATGGACTCTCCGGGGATCTCCGGCATATCTGTGAGGAAAGCGGGGTTGGCGCAGAGGTGGAGAGCGACAATCTTCCGCTCTCACCCGCTTGTCGAGCCTATGCGAAAGCCCGTCGTCTCTCGCCGGTTCAACTCGCCATCACCGGAGGCGAGGACTACGAGCTGCTGTTTACCGTGTCGCCGAAATCCCATCACACGCTCGAACGACAAGCAAAGGCACACGGCTATCGCATTACCCGTATCGGAACCATTCGCTTAAGAAGGTTTGGCATCCAGATGACATCTCAGGGACACAGGCAACCCTCTCCCCTCGACCAGTTACGAGCATTTTTGCCGATGACGGAGACAGACAAACATCCTTCTGCCGGAGGAACACGCTCATTCCGAGGACTGCTCCGGCAAGTGCTCCATCTTCAAGAGTCACCACGACGCACGGCGCTGGCTTTTGCCCTGGGGGTCTTCATCGCGTTCTCGCCGGCCTATGGCCTCCATACCGCCATGGTGGCACTGTGCACATGGTTATTCGGTCTCAACTTTTTGGCCCTATTGACCGGAGCCTTTATCAACAATCCTTGGACGATCATTCCGATATTGGGCGCAACCTATTGGACCGGCGCTCTGTTGTTGGGTCGCACAGACGCGCCGACGTTCGACTGGAACGATTTGACCACCAGTGGGATTTACCACCAGGTCCTTCCATATGTAGGTCCGTTCGTGCTGGGGGGATTCGTGCTCAGTGTGCTCGGAGCAGTGTTCTCGTACCCCATCGCATATTCCTTCTGTGTGAAGTATCGCCAGAAGTCAGACGCTTCCACTCATGAAGCATTGCCGCCTTCAGACTCGGTAGGCTAA
- the pafA gene encoding Pup--protein ligase — protein MKQRIFGLENEYGLIFSPNGRIYLPMEKVLGYIFEGLIPNSWPSNAFLVNGARFYQDTGCHPEYSTPECDNILDLVVHDKAGERLLEACLPAAEERLREEGLSGEIYIFKNNTDSLGNTYGCHENFLMRRDVDFWKVTEQLIPFFVTRQVFSGAGKVLKVSGKPQYFISQRAQHIHEKTSSSTTSSRSIINTRDEPHSDAERYRRLHIIVGDSNMSEYATYLKVGTAALVLSMIEEGYTVHGMELEDSVKAIREVSRDPTLKKKVKLDDGRQLTAIEIQRVYLKRAQEYLAQEDHEPILDDVCDKWESVLQQLEDDPMQLTHQVDWVTKKHVIQSYVDKRQCGWDDPRVFLLDLQYHDVKRTRGLYYLMESRGLIERIVEEGMVQRAMSTPPQTTRAKVRGDFIRFARAKNRSYTVDWTYLKLNGYWEETILCMDPFSAVNRRVEELISQVSGGRFYR, from the coding sequence ATGAAACAGAGGATATTCGGTCTCGAAAACGAGTACGGCCTTATTTTTTCTCCCAATGGCCGGATCTACCTCCCCATGGAGAAGGTGCTCGGGTACATCTTCGAAGGATTGATCCCTAACAGCTGGCCGTCGAACGCGTTTTTGGTCAACGGGGCACGGTTTTACCAAGATACCGGTTGCCATCCTGAATACTCGACTCCGGAATGTGACAACATCCTTGACCTTGTGGTCCATGATAAGGCCGGTGAACGGCTGCTGGAAGCCTGTCTGCCGGCGGCAGAGGAGCGGCTTCGCGAAGAAGGTCTCTCGGGAGAGATCTATATTTTTAAGAATAATACGGATTCATTGGGCAACACGTACGGCTGTCACGAAAACTTCCTCATGCGGCGCGACGTCGACTTTTGGAAAGTCACTGAACAATTGATCCCATTTTTTGTGACCCGTCAGGTGTTCAGTGGGGCGGGAAAAGTTCTGAAAGTATCCGGAAAGCCTCAGTACTTCATTTCTCAGCGGGCGCAGCATATTCATGAGAAAACGTCGTCTTCTACGACCTCTTCCAGGAGCATCATCAATACCCGCGATGAACCTCATTCCGATGCGGAACGGTATCGACGGCTCCATATCATCGTCGGTGACTCCAACATGTCTGAGTATGCCACGTACCTCAAAGTGGGGACAGCAGCCTTGGTCCTGTCGATGATCGAAGAAGGGTACACGGTGCATGGGATGGAGCTCGAAGATTCGGTGAAAGCCATCAGGGAGGTATCACGCGATCCGACGCTGAAAAAGAAGGTGAAGCTCGATGACGGTCGGCAATTGACGGCGATCGAAATCCAGCGAGTCTACTTGAAGCGGGCTCAAGAATATTTGGCCCAGGAGGACCATGAGCCGATCTTGGATGACGTATGCGACAAGTGGGAATCCGTGCTGCAGCAATTGGAGGACGACCCCATGCAGCTTACGCATCAGGTTGACTGGGTGACGAAGAAACACGTGATCCAATCGTACGTCGATAAGAGGCAGTGCGGGTGGGATGACCCACGGGTGTTCTTGTTGGATTTACAGTACCATGATGTGAAGCGGACACGAGGCTTGTACTATTTGATGGAGTCTCGCGGGCTGATCGAACGAATCGTGGAAGAAGGGATGGTGCAACGGGCGATGTCCACGCCTCCACAAACGACGAGGGCCAAGGTCCGTGGGGACTTTATCCGGTTTGCACGAGCCAAGAACCGGTCCTATACCGTGGACTGGACGTATCTGAAGCTGAACGGGTATTGGGAAGAGACGATTCTCTGTATGGATCCATTCAGTGCGGTGAATCGACGGGTCGAAGAATTAATTTCCCAAGTGTCCGGAGGACGGTTCTACCGATGA
- the arc gene encoding proteasome ATPase yields the protein MAESKGQPNRLRSLRDSVKKIRKRLSEGDGEMIHKNDEHTREMDKLRVQIQSMEEEIRRLYQSRHQLDQANKQNERLAATLQEAKAQIEALRTEVEKLSAPPSSYAIFSGMNADGTGNVYVSGRKMKVSLHPSIRPTELRKGREVVLNEALNVIEVKGFDSQGEVVRLKDVLEGGRALVTLHFDEEKVAELGDPLLAERLSVGDHLLYDARSGYVIEKLPKSEAAELVLEEVPDVDYENIGGLQKELEHVRDAVELPFLHPQVFSEYKLSAPKGVLLYGPPGCGKTLIAKAVANSIAKKLGHRAGKEIRSYFLHVKGPELLNKYVGESERQVREVFKKAKERADDGHPVIVFFDEMDALFRTRGTGISSDIESTIVPQFLSEIDGVERLRNVIVIGASNRQDLIDPAVLRAGRLDVKVKVGRPDAAAARDIFSKYISTDLPFADEDLARHGGDRQALVDQLTALTVDTMYAASEENKFIEVTYANGEKEVLYFKDFSSGALIEGIVSRAKKFAVKRVIAHEGSGLRSDDLIRAIREEFKEHEDLPNTTNPDDWAKVAGKKGEKIVHIRTISGGPTDHRQIETISTGHYL from the coding sequence ATGGCGGAAAGCAAAGGTCAGCCAAATCGACTCCGGTCCCTCCGCGATTCTGTCAAGAAGATTAGGAAGCGGTTGTCTGAGGGTGATGGAGAGATGATCCACAAGAACGACGAACACACGCGGGAAATGGATAAGCTGCGTGTCCAGATACAATCGATGGAAGAAGAGATCCGTCGACTGTACCAGTCTCGACATCAACTTGATCAAGCCAATAAACAGAACGAAAGACTTGCAGCGACGCTGCAGGAAGCCAAGGCCCAGATCGAGGCGCTCCGGACTGAAGTCGAGAAACTGTCGGCACCACCGTCGTCCTACGCCATTTTTTCAGGTATGAACGCGGATGGCACCGGAAATGTCTATGTATCGGGGCGGAAAATGAAGGTCAGTCTCCATCCCTCGATCAGACCAACGGAGTTACGTAAGGGACGAGAAGTTGTGCTCAATGAAGCGCTGAATGTGATCGAGGTGAAAGGATTCGATAGTCAGGGCGAGGTCGTTCGACTCAAAGATGTGCTGGAGGGAGGACGAGCCCTCGTCACGCTCCATTTCGATGAAGAGAAAGTGGCGGAGTTGGGTGATCCGTTGCTGGCGGAGCGACTGAGTGTCGGGGATCATCTCCTCTATGATGCCCGCTCGGGCTATGTGATTGAGAAGTTGCCGAAGTCCGAAGCGGCAGAGCTCGTGTTGGAAGAGGTTCCTGACGTTGATTATGAGAATATCGGCGGTCTTCAAAAAGAATTGGAACATGTGCGCGATGCAGTCGAACTGCCCTTCCTGCATCCTCAGGTGTTTTCTGAGTATAAACTCAGCGCCCCGAAGGGGGTCCTGCTGTATGGTCCGCCTGGCTGCGGGAAGACTCTGATTGCCAAAGCCGTAGCCAACTCAATCGCCAAGAAATTGGGCCATCGAGCCGGGAAGGAAATTCGCAGTTACTTTCTCCATGTCAAAGGACCTGAACTGCTGAATAAGTATGTGGGTGAATCTGAACGGCAGGTGCGTGAGGTCTTCAAAAAAGCCAAGGAACGGGCTGACGATGGCCATCCGGTGATCGTGTTCTTCGACGAGATGGATGCGCTGTTTCGGACACGTGGTACTGGGATCTCGTCGGATATTGAGTCTACGATCGTTCCCCAATTCCTCTCGGAGATCGATGGGGTGGAGCGGTTGCGGAATGTCATCGTCATCGGAGCGAGCAATCGGCAAGATTTGATCGATCCGGCCGTGCTGCGTGCCGGCCGATTGGACGTGAAAGTCAAAGTGGGACGACCGGATGCTGCCGCAGCTCGAGACATTTTTTCAAAATATATCTCGACGGATCTTCCGTTTGCCGATGAGGATTTAGCACGGCATGGAGGCGATCGGCAGGCACTCGTCGATCAATTGACGGCGTTGACTGTCGATACGATGTATGCGGCCAGTGAGGAAAACAAGTTCATCGAAGTGACCTATGCCAATGGTGAAAAAGAAGTCCTCTACTTCAAGGATTTTTCCAGCGGGGCATTGATCGAAGGGATTGTCTCGCGTGCGAAGAAGTTTGCCGTGAAGCGCGTGATCGCACATGAAGGTTCGGGATTGCGCTCGGACGATTTGATTCGCGCTATTCGAGAAGAATTCAAGGAGCACGAGGATCTCCCCAACACGACCAACCCGGACGATTGGGCCAAAGTCGCCGGAAAGAAAGGTGAAAAGATCGTTCACATCCGCACCATCAGCGGTGGGCCGACGGACCATCGACAAATTGAAACCATCAGCACCGGCCACTATCTCTAG
- the prcB gene encoding proteasome subunit beta gives MKLPYLPNHDDSSFFDFLTKQHPGLTLSGHGMASASEPMRATGPMAVPYATTVLAIKYQEGVVIAGDRRATEGFQIADRRIEKVFKIDEWSAMAIAGAAGPCIEMAKLFQTELEHYEKLEGMVLSCEGKANKLGQMVKANLPMVFQGLVVMPLYVGYDVKREEGRIFKYDITGGRYEESDYHAIGSGGKDARNTMREHFRKNLAEAEALKLALLSLYNAADDDVGTGGPDLIRGIYPTAKFVTAQGITDVMDDKLKAVYDEMMTARRSRET, from the coding sequence ATGAAGCTGCCGTATCTCCCCAACCACGACGACTCCAGTTTCTTTGACTTTCTCACCAAGCAGCATCCAGGATTGACGTTGAGCGGTCATGGCATGGCCTCGGCATCTGAGCCGATGCGAGCCACCGGTCCCATGGCCGTGCCCTATGCCACGACCGTCCTGGCGATCAAGTATCAAGAGGGTGTCGTGATTGCCGGAGATCGTCGAGCGACAGAAGGATTTCAGATCGCGGATCGCCGTATCGAAAAGGTCTTCAAAATCGATGAATGGTCGGCGATGGCCATTGCCGGCGCAGCCGGGCCCTGCATCGAGATGGCCAAATTGTTTCAGACTGAGCTGGAGCATTACGAGAAATTGGAAGGGATGGTGCTGTCATGCGAGGGGAAAGCCAACAAGCTCGGGCAGATGGTCAAAGCGAACCTCCCGATGGTATTCCAGGGGTTGGTGGTGATGCCGCTCTATGTCGGGTACGACGTCAAACGGGAGGAAGGGCGCATTTTTAAGTATGACATTACCGGTGGGAGATACGAAGAGTCCGACTACCATGCAATTGGTTCCGGCGGGAAAGATGCCCGCAATACGATGCGTGAGCATTTTCGGAAGAACCTGGCCGAGGCTGAAGCGCTCAAGCTGGCGTTGTTGTCGCTCTACAATGCCGCCGACGACGATGTTGGAACGGGTGGACCGGATTTGATACGGGGGATCTACCCGACAGCCAAGTTTGTCACTGCTCAAGGCATTACTGATGTGATGGATGACAAGTTGAAGGCCGTGTATGACGAGATGATGACCGCACGCCGTTCGAGGGAGACGTAA
- a CDS encoding Fic family protein translates to MNELLTAIATKKMQLDALRPISRAALLALQTSYDVDLTFTSNAIEGNTLTLRETAELIEHGITVGGKPLRDHLEAVDHYEAVLWVRELAAKTTPITEHTVCELHRRIVSRSQPEIGGIYSTLPHRIAGSPVVFPNAVKIPELMRVYGEWISQATSEPAASFDAHYRLVAIHPFADGNGRTARLVMNVLLLRGGYPPVAVRPEDRKAYLDTLEHASMREDLTPFQTFMHQRLDATLGEYLNALQ, encoded by the coding sequence ATGAATGAACTCCTGACTGCGATCGCCACAAAGAAGATGCAGCTTGACGCGTTGCGTCCGATCTCACGCGCGGCGTTGCTAGCCTTGCAGACATCCTATGATGTGGACTTGACCTTTACGTCCAACGCCATTGAAGGCAATACGTTGACTCTACGGGAGACGGCAGAACTGATCGAACATGGGATTACTGTTGGAGGGAAACCCTTGCGAGACCACCTTGAGGCGGTCGACCACTACGAGGCGGTCTTATGGGTGAGGGAACTTGCGGCCAAGACGACACCGATTACTGAACACACCGTGTGTGAGTTGCATCGACGGATTGTCTCTCGCAGCCAGCCTGAGATCGGCGGGATATACAGTACTCTTCCCCACCGCATTGCTGGTTCTCCTGTTGTGTTTCCAAACGCGGTGAAAATTCCCGAGTTGATGCGAGTCTATGGTGAATGGATTTCGCAGGCGACGTCTGAACCAGCAGCCAGCTTTGATGCGCATTACCGGCTGGTGGCCATTCATCCATTTGCGGATGGCAACGGACGTACGGCCAGGCTTGTGATGAATGTCCTACTTCTGCGTGGCGGGTATCCACCGGTTGCCGTTCGACCAGAAGACCGAAAAGCCTACCTCGATACGCTGGAACATGCATCAATGAGGGAAGATCTGACGCCTTTTCAGACATTCATGCATCAAAGGCTGGACGCGACTCTGGGAGAGTACCTGAACGCCCTGCAATAG
- a CDS encoding M23 family metallopeptidase: MDELNARYHATVRRFRLGVVILLALVFPVDLFAGPQLGAQASDAHYSGKQGQILVVNVPTDGGVTGMEGTFLGRSISFFPDTRPEESNRFVGLLGIDLQDEPGIHELRVEVETGERSEAATYRVEVLKENFHVERLTLPKNKVDLDKKSLARWKKEQAQVKKLLANDSQTKFWQGGFIEPVAGKRTGIFGSVRIMNGQARNPHNGEDIGAPLGTEVVATNDGLVRLTVDHIFSGKGVFVDHGLGLFSMYFHLSEVLVKEGDLVRAGEIVGKVGATGRATGPHLHWGVKLNGARVNPYALLDLPFTRSVQSAAPVPVTVPGSGIGAPHP; this comes from the coding sequence ATGGACGAGCTGAATGCTCGATATCATGCCACCGTGCGACGGTTCAGGCTTGGCGTGGTCATTCTTCTCGCCCTTGTCTTTCCTGTCGATCTCTTTGCGGGCCCCCAGCTGGGCGCTCAAGCGAGTGATGCTCACTATAGCGGCAAGCAGGGTCAAATATTGGTAGTCAACGTTCCAACTGATGGTGGAGTCACCGGCATGGAGGGAACGTTTCTAGGCCGTTCCATCAGCTTCTTCCCCGACACGCGACCTGAGGAGTCGAACAGGTTTGTCGGCTTGCTCGGGATCGACCTGCAAGACGAACCAGGAATCCATGAGCTACGCGTCGAAGTAGAGACTGGAGAACGAAGCGAGGCGGCGACATACCGAGTCGAGGTTCTCAAGGAGAACTTTCATGTGGAGCGTCTTACGCTGCCAAAAAACAAGGTCGATCTCGATAAAAAAAGCCTGGCACGATGGAAAAAGGAACAAGCCCAGGTCAAGAAGCTACTGGCGAATGATTCTCAGACAAAATTCTGGCAGGGAGGATTCATCGAGCCTGTTGCAGGCAAGCGAACCGGGATCTTTGGTAGTGTCCGGATCATGAATGGGCAGGCCCGCAACCCGCACAATGGTGAAGATATCGGTGCTCCGCTCGGAACCGAGGTTGTGGCAACGAACGATGGCCTCGTACGGTTGACCGTCGATCATATCTTCTCCGGGAAGGGGGTATTTGTGGACCATGGGCTGGGCTTGTTCTCAATGTATTTTCATCTCTCCGAAGTGCTGGTCAAGGAGGGAGATCTCGTCAGGGCTGGAGAGATCGTTGGGAAAGTGGGCGCCACCGGTCGCGCGACCGGACCGCATCTCCATTGGGGGGTGAAGCTCAACGGCGCGCGCGTGAATCCTTATGCCTTGCTGGATCTCCCGTTCACGAGGAGTGTGCAATCGGCTGCTCCGGTGCCGGTCACGGTTCCAGGCTCCGGTATCGGCGCGCCGCATCCCTAA
- the prcA gene encoding proteasome subunit alpha: MAMPYYVSPEQMMQDKAEYARKGIAKGRSIIAIEYADGILLTADNPSASLHKVSEIYDNIAFAGAGKYSEFENLRKAGIRHADLKGFMYSREDVTGRSLANGYSQSLGTVFSQEMKPLEVEILVVQAGTNNHPNEIYRISFDGSIIDEKNFAVIGGRSEAVQTLLKDKSSSDAPVLNAALKLCVESLEQTANQKLQPEGLEVAVLDRTRTGRRFRRLSVSDVRQILSS, translated from the coding sequence ATGGCCATGCCCTATTACGTGTCCCCAGAACAGATGATGCAGGACAAGGCCGAGTACGCCAGGAAGGGGATTGCAAAAGGCCGTTCAATCATCGCAATCGAGTATGCCGACGGCATTCTGTTGACGGCGGATAACCCGAGCGCTTCCCTGCACAAGGTGTCTGAAATTTACGACAACATCGCGTTTGCCGGAGCGGGCAAATACAGTGAGTTCGAAAATCTGCGAAAAGCGGGAATCCGTCACGCCGATCTCAAGGGGTTTATGTACAGCCGTGAGGATGTCACAGGCCGTTCCCTGGCGAACGGCTACTCACAAAGCCTCGGCACCGTATTCAGCCAAGAAATGAAACCGCTTGAGGTGGAGATTTTGGTCGTGCAGGCCGGTACGAATAACCATCCGAATGAGATCTATCGGATTTCCTTCGACGGCAGCATCATCGATGAAAAGAACTTTGCGGTGATCGGGGGACGGTCCGAAGCCGTCCAAACTCTGTTGAAGGACAAAAGCTCCAGTGACGCTCCTGTCCTCAACGCTGCGTTGAAACTATGTGTTGAATCACTTGAACAGACGGCGAATCAAAAGCTGCAACCTGAAGGCTTGGAAGTGGCAGTCTTGGACCGGACTCGCACAGGCCGAAGGTTTCGTCGTTTGTCGGTGAGTGACGTCCGACAAATCCTCTCTTCATAG
- a CDS encoding proteasome accessory factor PafA2, with the protein MHDSIPKNRPRVFGTETEFGIAAKDGFAMDPVSGSFAVIGHYPALPAPGAIWDYEHENPLLDARGFEVDGERERPNPDYNRQLNKVLANGGRLYVDGAHPEYSTPECSTAREVVAFERIGERILAKCLQEMTRVRGSEQYLLYKNNSDGKGNSYGYHENYLVSRAVSFDKIARVLTPFLVTRPIFSGAGKVGAENQTSPTEYQISQRADFFECLMDLNTMVKRPIINTRDEPHADAARFRRLHVITGDANMAEVSTYLKVGTLDIVLELLEFEADLPQVELDEPVRVFKQVSRDLEVKQTVKLAGGRPTTALAVQRAYLHAAQTFYTAYGCPSTTQDVLACWDDVLTRLERDPRLLVKELDWVAKRHMIESYMERKACGWTDPRIKLMDLQYHDVRPEKGLFYTLERGHLIERMVGEEEVQRAELNPPTGTRAYFRGRCAQKFSKSLYGASWTSVLLDAGNNTIKKVPLMDPHRGTQSLTRELLDTADSVDELLERLQV; encoded by the coding sequence ATGCACGATTCCATTCCCAAGAACCGCCCGCGAGTGTTTGGAACCGAGACTGAGTTTGGTATTGCGGCGAAGGACGGGTTTGCAATGGATCCGGTCTCCGGCTCCTTTGCTGTGATCGGTCATTATCCGGCCTTACCGGCGCCAGGAGCGATATGGGATTACGAACATGAAAATCCTCTTCTGGATGCCCGTGGCTTTGAGGTTGATGGTGAACGGGAGCGTCCGAATCCCGACTATAACCGACAGCTGAATAAGGTATTGGCCAACGGAGGCCGGTTATATGTCGATGGAGCTCATCCTGAATATTCGACGCCGGAATGTTCAACCGCGCGTGAAGTGGTGGCGTTTGAGCGCATCGGAGAGCGAATCCTCGCAAAGTGCCTTCAGGAGATGACGCGTGTGAGGGGAAGCGAACAATATCTCTTGTACAAGAATAACTCAGACGGCAAAGGCAACAGCTACGGATACCATGAAAACTATCTCGTCTCCAGGGCGGTGTCGTTCGATAAGATTGCGCGTGTTTTGACCCCCTTTCTCGTGACTCGGCCGATCTTTTCCGGAGCAGGCAAGGTTGGAGCCGAAAACCAGACCAGTCCGACAGAGTATCAAATCTCTCAGCGTGCGGACTTCTTTGAGTGTCTCATGGATCTCAACACGATGGTCAAGCGTCCGATCATTAATACACGAGACGAACCGCATGCCGATGCCGCACGCTTTCGAAGACTCCATGTCATCACCGGTGACGCTAATATGGCCGAGGTGTCGACCTATCTGAAGGTGGGGACATTGGATATCGTGTTGGAATTGCTCGAATTCGAAGCGGACTTGCCTCAAGTGGAACTTGATGAACCGGTTCGAGTGTTCAAGCAAGTTTCACGTGACCTTGAGGTGAAGCAGACGGTCAAGCTGGCCGGTGGGAGGCCCACCACAGCGCTTGCGGTTCAGCGAGCGTACCTACACGCCGCCCAGACCTTTTATACCGCCTATGGTTGCCCATCCACCACACAGGATGTGCTGGCCTGTTGGGATGATGTCTTGACCAGGCTGGAACGTGATCCACGGTTGCTTGTGAAAGAGTTGGATTGGGTGGCCAAGCGCCACATGATCGAGTCGTATATGGAACGGAAAGCGTGTGGATGGACTGATCCACGAATCAAGCTGATGGATCTCCAGTATCATGATGTCCGTCCGGAAAAAGGATTGTTTTATACACTGGAGCGTGGTCATCTCATCGAGCGAATGGTTGGGGAGGAGGAGGTTCAACGGGCTGAGCTCAATCCTCCGACCGGCACACGGGCCTATTTTCGTGGGCGCTGTGCACAGAAGTTCTCCAAGTCTCTCTACGGTGCAAGTTGGACGTCCGTTCTGCTCGATGCGGGCAATAACACCATCAAGAAAGTGCCGTTAATGGATCCACATCGGGGCACGCAATCATTAACGCGCGAACTGCTGGATACCGCAGATTCGGTTGATGAGTTGCTCGAGCGACTTCAAGTATGA